The following coding sequences are from one Culex quinquefasciatus strain JHB chromosome 1, VPISU_Cqui_1.0_pri_paternal, whole genome shotgun sequence window:
- the LOC6035513 gene encoding homeobox protein prospero isoform X4: protein MMSSEEDSDSFGLYVDKLLKKNKRARQRVDAGEPRNSYSSIPNFSSRPSLMSGGLYGAIFSQSQQHFGGLFGPSGYGPANKMLNELLGRQVKQAQDANDPDSIMLSSIEAANAADSNNTPTSKHGFESTTNLNNNNNSSTNNNNNSNSNNNNSPTSDGSGMMGRRNSNSQNMLANAANSGGNNNNNSNSNSSSGVIDLDGGSRTPQPNDLAHHMLRNILQGKKELMALDHELRTVSNQSSALGDRISPDNNNVISKNNNIYDITKCDTVMNGGDISDSSDLGANNNNSASTKVNQKNNNSATNNQTNSNDNNSHQPNRKISLDSNNSNCDDLLASELAHTERLLNGVGLNANSTGGRCSSINPKQEKSDVIDELVASLPDEADETMPSPASGSNGVIITKQELDIDECLEDKDRDDRTPSPITSKNDTESLTLKRARVENIVSSMRASPALMSSQSGQVNGCKKRKLYHPQQHDNSAAERYAAAAAAGLNLGLTLQNFMLGASTEPDDDDDEMEVTPHLHQKRVEKDVLKSQLRSMQEQLAEMQQKYVQLCSRMEQQSDTQEVDDSVSDIMEDDSNPDLTPDKSLIQSSPASTPVKDVGKNADASSMLQMMSKMMSAKIHSQLPSHPHLQAGFNGTHLFLQHMQQQAAGLPHEGMNQHNQMSNAAMYQKLFMEQEARMVKEVAEQQERNLANTNQQMLQQQAMQQQQQQQQQQERSMQNSNQQMMQQQVQQQNQSSQPQLQSPPQQQQQNQQQQMQMQQQQQQQQQQQQGGQQGHIQAPQMPQLPHLPQIPKGSTIPSDLTSRLNMMRSSSNSVVPMSGQDLEGLADVLKTEITASLSSLVDSIVTRFVHQRRFLGKQSEAAAAAAEQLNKDLLMASQLLDRSKSPRTKVTADRGPVGSGSSQSAMFQQPKPPQNINPVAAAALYNSMSALGTNQVNPFCMPEPRENPEQAEALSLVVTPKKKRHKVTDTRITPRTVSRILAQDGIIPSANPIQLDQNNSNQGSNMSNSSNLNSNNSNSGNNNNNNNINSKNNNQQQQQQQQQQQQQQQQQQQQQQQFNSQPPSVQASTPTESPSPRGSFHPPPPSMLPVSLPTSVAIPNPSLHESQVFSPYSPFFNPHGPPHSGPHGPQPSQFHHMKVSSSPPGINGMMDPRDSPPLPHPPTMLHPALLAAAHHGNSPDYGHIRASMDVNDRNSDCNSAELSYNGMEPTSSTLTPMHLRKAKLMFFWVRYPSSAVLKMYFPDIKFNKNNTAQLVKWFSNFREFYYIQMEKYARQSVSEGMKNVDDIHVGNDSEIYRVLNLHYNRNNHIEVPQNFRYVVEQTLREFFRAIQSGKDTEQSWKKSIYKIISRLDDPVPEYFKSPNFLEQLE from the exons ATGATGTCATCAGAGGAGGACAGTGATTCTTTCGGTTTGTACGTCGATAAGTTGCTAAAGAAAAACAAACGAGCCAGACAGCGCGTAGACGCGGGAGAGCCAAGAAATAGTTATTCTTCGATACCGAACTTCAGTTCAAGACCGTCCTTGATGAGCGGCGGTCTATACGGGGCTATTTTTAGCCAAAGCCAGCAGCATTTCGGTGGACTGTTTGGTCCCAGTGGATACGGGCCAGCCAACAAGATGCTAAACGAGCTGTTGGGTAGACAAGTGAAGCAAGCACAGGACGCCAACGATCCGGACAGTATCATGCTATCGTCGATCGAGGCAGCTAACGCAGCGGACAGCAATAATACCCCAACGAGTAAGCATGGATTTGAGAGTACGACGAAtctgaacaacaacaacaacagcagtacGAACAACAATAACAACTCGAACAGTAACAATAACAACTCGCCCACGTCAGATGGATCTGGCATGATGGGACGGAGAAACAGTAACAGTCAGAACATGTTGGCCAACGCCGCCAACAGTGGCGgtaacaacaataacaacagtAACAGTAACAGCAGCAGTGGTGTTATAGACCTTGACGGTGGTTCTAGAACACCGCAGCCCAACGATCTGGCGCATCACATGTTGCGCAATATCCTGCAGGGCAAGAAGGAGCTGATGGCCCTCGATCACGAGCTGCGAACGGTGAGCAACCAAAGCAGCGCGCTCGGCGACCGGATATCGCCCGACAACAACAACGTGATCAGCAAGAACAATAACATATACGACATTACCAAATGTGACACAGTGATGAACGGTGGTGATATTAGTGACTCTAGTGATCTAGGTGCTAATAACAACAACAGTGCTTCAACCAAAGTGAATCAGAAAAACAACAACAGTGCGACCAATAATCAAACCAATAGCAATGACAACAACAGTCACCAACCCAATAGGAAAATTTCCCTAGACTCGAACAACAGCAATTGTGATGATTTGCTAGCCTCGGAGCTGGCCCATACCGAGCGGCTACTGAACGGAGTTGGCCTCAACGCCAACTCCACCGGTGGTCGATGCTCGAGCATAAACCCGAAGCAAGAAAAGAGTGATGTGATCGACGAGCTGGTGGCCTCCCTTCCGGATGAAGCCGATGAGACCATGCCGTCACCTGCCTCTGGCAGCAATGGAGTGATAATTACCAAGCAGGAGCTGGACATTGACGAGTGTCTGGAGGATAAAGATCGGGACGATCGGACGCCAAGTCCCATCACCAGCAAGAACGATACCGAATCGCTCACGTTGAAACGGGCTCGGGTGGAGAACATTGTGTCTTCTATGCGGGCCAGCCCGGCGTTGATGTCATCGCAGTCGGGCCAAGTGAACGGATGTAAGAAACGGAAGCTATACCACCCGCAACAACACGACAACAGCGCCGCCGAGCGGTACGCTGCTGCAGCCGCAGCTGGATTAAATCTGGGCCTTACGCTGCAAAACTTTATGCTGGGTGCTAGCACCGAAccagacgatgacgatgatgagaTGGAGGTCACTCCACATCTCCACCAGAAGCGTGTTGAGAAGGACGTACTTAAGTCCCAGCTGCGATCGATGCAGGAACAACTGGCCGAGATGCAGCAAAAATATGTGCAATTATGTTCGCGAATGGAACAGCAGTCCGATACCCAGGAGGTGGACGACAGCGTCAGTGATATCATGGAGGACGACTCGAATCCAGACCTGACGCCGGACAAGTCCCTGATACAAAGCTCGCCGGCATCGACGCCGGTGAAGGACGTCGGTAAGAACGCGGACGCTTCCAGCATGCTGCAGATGATGAGCAAAATGATGTCGGCCAAGATCCACAGCCAACTGCCTTCGCATCCTCACCTGCAGGCTGGTTTCAACGGAACGCATCTCTTCCTGCAGCACATGCAACAACAAGCGGCTGGATTGCCTCACGAAGGTATGAATCAGCACAACCAAATGAGTAATGCCGCCATGTACCAAAAACTGTTCATGGAACAGGAAGCGCGGATGGTGAAAGAAGTTGCTGAACAGCAGGAACGAAACTTGGCAAACACCAACCAGCAAATGCTACAGCAGCAAgcgatgcagcagcagcaacaacagcagcagcagcaggaaagaaGCATGCAAAACAGCAACCAGCAAATGATGCAACAgcaggttcagcagcaaaaccaaTCCTCTCAACCGCAACTGCAATCTCCaccgcagcagcaacagcaaaatcagcagcagcaaatgcaaatgcagcaacagcaacaacaacagcagcagcagcagcaaggtgGTCAGCAAGGTCACATTCAGGCGCCACAAATGCCCCAGTTGCCTCACCTGCCCCAAATTCCCAAGGGTTCTACGATCCCATCGGATTTGACGAGTCGGTTGAACATGATGCGATCGAGTTCCAACTCGGTGGTGCCCATGTCCGGCCAAGACCTGGAAGGCCTGGCCGATGTGTTGAAGACGGAAATCACTGCCTCGCTGTCGAGTTTGGTCGACTCGATCGTGACGAGGTTCGTGCACCAGCGAAGATTCCTGGGCAAGCAATCGGAAGCGGCGGCAGCAGCGGCCGAACAGTTGAACAAGGACCTGTTGATGGCGTCTCAGTTGTTGGATCGGTCTAAGTCCCCGCGGACAAAGGTTACGGCGGATCGAGGACCAGTCGGCAGCGGTAGCAGTCAGTCAG CTATGTTCCAACAGCCGAAGCCTCCGCAGAACATCAACCCGGTGGCCGCCGCAGCGCTGTACAACTCGATGAGTGCGCTTGGCACGAACCAGGTGAATCCTTTCTGCATGCCAGAACCCCGCGAAAACCCCGAACAGGCCGAAGCTCTGAGCCTGGTTGTGACGCCCAAGAAGAAGCGCCATAAGGTAACGGATACCCGAATTACGCCACGAACCGTGAGTAGGATTCTGGCCCAGGACGGAATCATTCCTTCCGCCAATCCGATCCAACTGGACCAGAACAACAGCAACCAAGGTAGCAACATGAGCAACAGCAGCAACCtgaacagcaacaacagcaacagcggtaacaataacaacaataacaacatcaacagcaagaacaacaaccaacaacaacagcagcagcagcagcaacaacaacaacaacagcagcagcaacagcagcagcagcagcaattcaACAGCCAACCACCGAGTGTGCAAGCGAGCACCCCAACCGAGAGTCCCTCTCCACGTGGTTCGTTCCACCCTCCACCCCCGTCAATGTTGCCCGTGTCGTTGCCGACGTCGGTCGCGATACCAAACCCCTCGCTGCACGAGTCGCAAGTCTTCTCACCGTACAGCCCCTTCTTTAACCCGCACGGCCCCCCTCACAGTGGTCCGCATGGACCGCAGCCTTCCCAGTTCCACCACATGAAGGTGTCCTCGAGCCCGCCCGGCATCAACGGCATGATGGACCCTCGAGATTCGCCTCCGCTGCCCCACCCGCCTACGATGCTGCACCCCGCACTGCTGGCAGCAGCCCACCACGGCAACTCGCCCGACTACGGCCACATCCGGGCGTCCATGGACGTCAACGACCGGAACTCGGACTGCAACTCGGCCGAACTCAGCTACAACGGCATGGAGCCTACT TCGTCAACATTGACCCCGATGCACCTGCGCAAGGCGAAGCTGATGTTCTTCTGGGTGCGGTACCCCAGCTCGGCCGTCCTCAAGATGTACTTCCCGGACATCAAGTTCAACAAGAACAACACCGCCCAGCTGGTCAAGTGGTTCTCCAACTTCAG GGAATTCTACTACATTCAGATGGAGAAGTACGCCCGCCAGTCGGTCAGCGAAGGCATGAAGAACGTGGACGATATCCACGTGGGCAACGACAGCGAAATCTACCGCGTTCTCAACCTGCACTACAATCGGAATAATCATATCGAG GTGCCCCAAAATTTCCGATACGTCGTTGAGCAGACGCTGCGAGAGTTCTTCCGCGCGATACAGAGCGGGAAGGACACCGAGCAGTCGTGGAAGAAGTCGATTTACAAGATCATCTCTCGGCTGGATGATCCTGTGCCGGAATATTTCAAGTCTCCCAACTTCCTGGAACAGTTGGAGTAA
- the LOC6035513 gene encoding homeobox protein prospero isoform X2 has protein sequence MMSSEEDSDSFGLYVDKLLKKNKRARQRVDAGEPRNSYSSIPNFSSRPSLMSGGLYGAIFSQSQQHFGGLFGPSGYGPANKMLNELLGRQVKQAQDANDPDSIMLSSIEAANAADSNNTPTSKHGFESTTNLNNNNNSSTNNNNNSNSNNNNSPTSDGSGMMGRRNSNSQNMLANAANSGGNNNNNSNSNSSSGVIDLDGGSRTPQPNDLAHHMLRNILQGKKELMALDHELRTVSNQSSALGDRISPDNNNVISKNNNIYDITKCDTVMNGGDISDSSDLGANNNNSASTKVNQKNNNSATNNQTNSNDNNSHQPNRKISLDSNNSNCDDLLASELAHTERLLNGVGLNANSTGGRCSSINPKQEKSDVIDELVASLPDEADETMPSPASGSNGVIITKQELDIDECLEDKDRDDRTPSPITSKNDTESLTLKRARVENIVSSMRASPALMSSQSGQVNGCKKRKLYHPQQHDNSAAERYAAAAAAGLNLGLTLQNFMLGASTEPDDDDDEMEVTPHLHQKRVEKDVLKSQLRSMQEQLAEMQQKYVQLCSRMEQQSDTQEVDDSVSDIMEDDSNPDLTPDKSLIQSSPASTPVKDVGKNADASSMLQMMSKMMSAKIHSQLPSHPHLQAGFNGTHLFLQHMQQQAAGLPHEGMNQHNQMSNAAMYQKLFMEQEARMVKEVAEQQERNLANTNQQMLQQQAMQQQQQQQQQQERSMQNSNQQMMQQQVQQQNQSSQPQLQSPPQQQQQNQQQQMQMQQQQQQQQQQQQGGQQGHIQAPQMPQLPHLPQIPKGSTIPSDLTSRLNMMRSSSNSVVPMSGQDLEGLADVLKTEITASLSSLVDSIVTRFVHQRRFLGKQSEAAAAAAEQLNKDLLMASQLLDRSKSPRTKVTADRGPVGSGSSQSGNGPMLNSSLNSAPNPNVVNQSPAGNPMIAGQQGNGPRLNGTAFPPMGMPMHVNNAPQHDPKNMNNMNQMNMPPHVRPSPSTAMFQQPKPPQNINPVAAAALYNSMSALGTNQVNPFCMPEPRENPEQAEALSLVVTPKKKRHKVTDTRITPRTVSRILAQDGIIPSANPIQLDQNNSNQGSNMSNSSNLNSNNSNSGNNNNNNNINSKNNNQQQQQQQQQQQQQQQQQQQQQQQFNSQPPSVQASTPTESPSPRGSFHPPPPSMLPVSLPTSVAIPNPSLHESQVFSPYSPFFNPHGPPHSGPHGPQPSQFHHMKVSSSPPGINGMMDPRDSPPLPHPPTMLHPALLAAAHHGNSPDYGHIRASMDVNDRNSDCNSAELSYNGMEPTSSTLTPMHLRKAKLMFFWVRYPSSAVLKMYFPDIKFNKNNTAQLVKWFSNFREFYYIQMEKYARQSVSEGMKNVDDIHVGNDSEIYRVLNLHYNRNNHIEVPQNFRYVVEQTLREFFRAIQSGKDTEQSWKKSIYKIISRLDDPVPEYFKSPNFLEQLE, from the exons ATGATGTCATCAGAGGAGGACAGTGATTCTTTCGGTTTGTACGTCGATAAGTTGCTAAAGAAAAACAAACGAGCCAGACAGCGCGTAGACGCGGGAGAGCCAAGAAATAGTTATTCTTCGATACCGAACTTCAGTTCAAGACCGTCCTTGATGAGCGGCGGTCTATACGGGGCTATTTTTAGCCAAAGCCAGCAGCATTTCGGTGGACTGTTTGGTCCCAGTGGATACGGGCCAGCCAACAAGATGCTAAACGAGCTGTTGGGTAGACAAGTGAAGCAAGCACAGGACGCCAACGATCCGGACAGTATCATGCTATCGTCGATCGAGGCAGCTAACGCAGCGGACAGCAATAATACCCCAACGAGTAAGCATGGATTTGAGAGTACGACGAAtctgaacaacaacaacaacagcagtacGAACAACAATAACAACTCGAACAGTAACAATAACAACTCGCCCACGTCAGATGGATCTGGCATGATGGGACGGAGAAACAGTAACAGTCAGAACATGTTGGCCAACGCCGCCAACAGTGGCGgtaacaacaataacaacagtAACAGTAACAGCAGCAGTGGTGTTATAGACCTTGACGGTGGTTCTAGAACACCGCAGCCCAACGATCTGGCGCATCACATGTTGCGCAATATCCTGCAGGGCAAGAAGGAGCTGATGGCCCTCGATCACGAGCTGCGAACGGTGAGCAACCAAAGCAGCGCGCTCGGCGACCGGATATCGCCCGACAACAACAACGTGATCAGCAAGAACAATAACATATACGACATTACCAAATGTGACACAGTGATGAACGGTGGTGATATTAGTGACTCTAGTGATCTAGGTGCTAATAACAACAACAGTGCTTCAACCAAAGTGAATCAGAAAAACAACAACAGTGCGACCAATAATCAAACCAATAGCAATGACAACAACAGTCACCAACCCAATAGGAAAATTTCCCTAGACTCGAACAACAGCAATTGTGATGATTTGCTAGCCTCGGAGCTGGCCCATACCGAGCGGCTACTGAACGGAGTTGGCCTCAACGCCAACTCCACCGGTGGTCGATGCTCGAGCATAAACCCGAAGCAAGAAAAGAGTGATGTGATCGACGAGCTGGTGGCCTCCCTTCCGGATGAAGCCGATGAGACCATGCCGTCACCTGCCTCTGGCAGCAATGGAGTGATAATTACCAAGCAGGAGCTGGACATTGACGAGTGTCTGGAGGATAAAGATCGGGACGATCGGACGCCAAGTCCCATCACCAGCAAGAACGATACCGAATCGCTCACGTTGAAACGGGCTCGGGTGGAGAACATTGTGTCTTCTATGCGGGCCAGCCCGGCGTTGATGTCATCGCAGTCGGGCCAAGTGAACGGATGTAAGAAACGGAAGCTATACCACCCGCAACAACACGACAACAGCGCCGCCGAGCGGTACGCTGCTGCAGCCGCAGCTGGATTAAATCTGGGCCTTACGCTGCAAAACTTTATGCTGGGTGCTAGCACCGAAccagacgatgacgatgatgagaTGGAGGTCACTCCACATCTCCACCAGAAGCGTGTTGAGAAGGACGTACTTAAGTCCCAGCTGCGATCGATGCAGGAACAACTGGCCGAGATGCAGCAAAAATATGTGCAATTATGTTCGCGAATGGAACAGCAGTCCGATACCCAGGAGGTGGACGACAGCGTCAGTGATATCATGGAGGACGACTCGAATCCAGACCTGACGCCGGACAAGTCCCTGATACAAAGCTCGCCGGCATCGACGCCGGTGAAGGACGTCGGTAAGAACGCGGACGCTTCCAGCATGCTGCAGATGATGAGCAAAATGATGTCGGCCAAGATCCACAGCCAACTGCCTTCGCATCCTCACCTGCAGGCTGGTTTCAACGGAACGCATCTCTTCCTGCAGCACATGCAACAACAAGCGGCTGGATTGCCTCACGAAGGTATGAATCAGCACAACCAAATGAGTAATGCCGCCATGTACCAAAAACTGTTCATGGAACAGGAAGCGCGGATGGTGAAAGAAGTTGCTGAACAGCAGGAACGAAACTTGGCAAACACCAACCAGCAAATGCTACAGCAGCAAgcgatgcagcagcagcaacaacagcagcagcagcaggaaagaaGCATGCAAAACAGCAACCAGCAAATGATGCAACAgcaggttcagcagcaaaaccaaTCCTCTCAACCGCAACTGCAATCTCCaccgcagcagcaacagcaaaatcagcagcagcaaatgcaaatgcagcaacagcaacaacaacagcagcagcagcagcaaggtgGTCAGCAAGGTCACATTCAGGCGCCACAAATGCCCCAGTTGCCTCACCTGCCCCAAATTCCCAAGGGTTCTACGATCCCATCGGATTTGACGAGTCGGTTGAACATGATGCGATCGAGTTCCAACTCGGTGGTGCCCATGTCCGGCCAAGACCTGGAAGGCCTGGCCGATGTGTTGAAGACGGAAATCACTGCCTCGCTGTCGAGTTTGGTCGACTCGATCGTGACGAGGTTCGTGCACCAGCGAAGATTCCTGGGCAAGCAATCGGAAGCGGCGGCAGCAGCGGCCGAACAGTTGAACAAGGACCTGTTGATGGCGTCTCAGTTGTTGGATCGGTCTAAGTCCCCGCGGACAAAGGTTACGGCGGATCGAGGACCAGTCGGCAGCGGTAGCAGTCAGTCAGGTAATGGACCAATGCTTAATTCTAGTCTTAACAGTGCTCCCAACCCGAACGTGGTGAACCAGTCTCCAGCTGGGAACCCGATGATCGCCGGTCAGCAGGGTAACGGGCCACGGTTGAACGGCACCGCGTTTCCACCCATGGGAATGCCGATGCACGTGAACAACGCGCCCCAGCACGATCCCAAGAATATGAATAACATGAACCAGATGAATATGCCACCTCATGTTCGACCTTCTCCCTCTACAGCTATGTTCCAACAGCCGAAGCCTCCGCAGAACATCAACCCGGTGGCCGCCGCAGCGCTGTACAACTCGATGAGTGCGCTTGGCACGAACCAGGTGAATCCTTTCTGCATGCCAGAACCCCGCGAAAACCCCGAACAGGCCGAAGCTCTGAGCCTGGTTGTGACGCCCAAGAAGAAGCGCCATAAGGTAACGGATACCCGAATTACGCCACGAACCGTGAGTAGGATTCTGGCCCAGGACGGAATCATTCCTTCCGCCAATCCGATCCAACTGGACCAGAACAACAGCAACCAAGGTAGCAACATGAGCAACAGCAGCAACCtgaacagcaacaacagcaacagcggtaacaataacaacaataacaacatcaacagcaagaacaacaaccaacaacaacagcagcagcagcagcaacaacaacaacaacagcagcagcaacagcagcagcagcagcaattcaACAGCCAACCACCGAGTGTGCAAGCGAGCACCCCAACCGAGAGTCCCTCTCCACGTGGTTCGTTCCACCCTCCACCCCCGTCAATGTTGCCCGTGTCGTTGCCGACGTCGGTCGCGATACCAAACCCCTCGCTGCACGAGTCGCAAGTCTTCTCACCGTACAGCCCCTTCTTTAACCCGCACGGCCCCCCTCACAGTGGTCCGCATGGACCGCAGCCTTCCCAGTTCCACCACATGAAGGTGTCCTCGAGCCCGCCCGGCATCAACGGCATGATGGACCCTCGAGATTCGCCTCCGCTGCCCCACCCGCCTACGATGCTGCACCCCGCACTGCTGGCAGCAGCCCACCACGGCAACTCGCCCGACTACGGCCACATCCGGGCGTCCATGGACGTCAACGACCGGAACTCGGACTGCAACTCGGCCGAACTCAGCTACAACGGCATGGAGCCTACT TCGTCAACATTGACCCCGATGCACCTGCGCAAGGCGAAGCTGATGTTCTTCTGGGTGCGGTACCCCAGCTCGGCCGTCCTCAAGATGTACTTCCCGGACATCAAGTTCAACAAGAACAACACCGCCCAGCTGGTCAAGTGGTTCTCCAACTTCAG GGAATTCTACTACATTCAGATGGAGAAGTACGCCCGCCAGTCGGTCAGCGAAGGCATGAAGAACGTGGACGATATCCACGTGGGCAACGACAGCGAAATCTACCGCGTTCTCAACCTGCACTACAATCGGAATAATCATATCGAG GTGCCCCAAAATTTCCGATACGTCGTTGAGCAGACGCTGCGAGAGTTCTTCCGCGCGATACAGAGCGGGAAGGACACCGAGCAGTCGTGGAAGAAGTCGATTTACAAGATCATCTCTCGGCTGGATGATCCTGTGCCGGAATATTTCAAGTCTCCCAACTTCCTGGAACAGTTGGAGTAA